A genomic stretch from Helianthus annuus cultivar XRQ/B chromosome 1, HanXRQr2.0-SUNRISE, whole genome shotgun sequence includes:
- the LOC110936108 gene encoding protein HAPLESS 2-A-like — protein sequence MKLSARKEISVSPMRLASKNRKSSSSPTGNQGQYLIMKPTQVITQYFEVHATSDQAARYACNVIPEDSDLKEIDSRVRVYNQRHSSAQWIEHRYGM from the exons ATGAAATTGTCGGCCAGAAAAGAGATTTCGGTGTCCCCAATGAGACTGGCGAGTAAGAATCGGAAGTCATCGTCATCTCCAACGGGTAACCAG GGACAGTATTTAATCATGAAGCCAACACAAGTTATAACCCAATATTTTGAAGTGCACGCAACATCTGATCAAGCTGCAAGATATGCGTGTAATG TTATACCGGAAGATTCTGACCTTAAGGAAATTGATAGTCGAGTGCGAGTTTACAACCAGAGGCACAGTTCCGCACAATGGATAGAACACAGGTATGGTATGTGA